One region of Haladaptatus cibarius D43 genomic DNA includes:
- a CDS encoding replication factor C large subunit, which produces MVDWTEKYRPSTLSEVRGNNKARDNLHKWAKTWDEHGDAVILHGSPGVGKTSAAHALANDMGWPTIELNASDQRTGDVIKRVAGEAAKSGTLTGGTSGRRIVIMDEADNLTHNADRGGSRAITDVVKSANQPLILIANEFYDMSNSLRNACETIEFRDVSARSITPVLRDICRQENIEYEPEALEAIAENDSGDLRSAVNDLQAVAASNGKLTADDVVTGQRDTTSGIFDFLDDLIKEQDAEGALKASYDVDETPDNLLNWVEDNVPKDYQGAELADAYGFMANADRWLGRVRATQNYRYWRYATDNATAGVAASRRGKKSGWTRYGPPSYWRKLGSSKGARNTRDYIARQIAEESGISMSTARREVMPYLAEMTHHCKNRELTVAMAARYDLEEKHVSFVTGSGKTTNKVQQIVEDAEELKEQAAVEHSGGAFEGGFGSKSDDEGEDDSEVEAESEGEDSADDEPEEAESEDEGDAGGDDGQASFGDFV; this is translated from the coding sequence ATGGTAGACTGGACGGAGAAGTATCGTCCGAGCACGCTTTCTGAAGTGCGCGGGAACAACAAGGCCCGGGACAACCTCCACAAGTGGGCAAAGACGTGGGACGAACACGGGGACGCCGTCATCCTCCACGGAAGCCCCGGTGTCGGGAAGACCTCGGCGGCCCACGCGCTGGCGAACGACATGGGATGGCCGACCATCGAACTGAACGCCAGCGACCAGCGAACCGGCGACGTGATAAAACGCGTCGCGGGCGAAGCCGCGAAAAGCGGCACCCTGACAGGAGGCACGTCGGGGAGGCGCATCGTCATCATGGACGAGGCGGACAACCTGACGCACAACGCAGACCGCGGTGGCTCGCGGGCGATTACGGATGTCGTAAAATCGGCGAACCAACCGCTCATCCTCATCGCAAACGAGTTTTACGACATGTCGAACTCCCTGCGAAACGCCTGTGAAACCATCGAGTTCCGCGACGTGTCGGCCCGGAGCATCACGCCGGTTCTCCGCGACATCTGCCGCCAAGAGAACATCGAGTACGAACCGGAAGCGCTGGAGGCCATCGCCGAGAATGACAGCGGCGACCTGCGCTCCGCCGTGAACGACCTGCAAGCGGTTGCGGCGTCGAACGGAAAACTCACCGCCGACGACGTGGTGACAGGCCAGCGAGATACGACGAGCGGCATCTTCGACTTTCTGGACGACCTCATCAAAGAGCAGGACGCGGAGGGCGCGCTGAAGGCTTCCTACGACGTGGACGAAACGCCCGACAACCTGCTCAACTGGGTGGAAGACAACGTCCCGAAGGATTACCAAGGGGCGGAACTCGCGGACGCTTACGGCTTCATGGCCAACGCAGACCGCTGGTTGGGCCGGGTTCGGGCCACGCAGAACTACCGCTATTGGCGCTACGCGACCGACAACGCGACTGCCGGGGTCGCAGCCTCGCGCCGTGGAAAGAAAAGTGGGTGGACGCGCTACGGCCCGCCGAGCTACTGGCGCAAACTCGGGAGTTCGAAAGGCGCGCGCAACACCCGCGACTACATCGCCCGGCAAATCGCCGAAGAGAGTGGCATCAGCATGAGTACGGCCAGACGCGAGGTCATGCCGTACCTCGCGGAGATGACCCACCACTGCAAGAATCGAGAGTTGACCGTGGCGATGGCGGCGCGTTACGATTTGGAGGAAAAACACGTTTCGTTCGTCACGGGAAGCGGGAAGACGACAAACAAAGTCCAACAAATCGTGGAGGACGCAGAGGAGTTGAAAGAGCAAGCCGCAGTCGAGCATTCAGGCGGCGCGTTCGAGGGTGGATTCGGTTCGAAATCGGACGATGAAGGAGAGGATGATTCGGAAGTCGAAGCCGAGTCGGAAGGCGAAGATTCGGCCGACGACGAGCCTGAAGAAGCCGAAAGCGAGGACGAGGGAGATGCGGGCGGAGACGACGGGCAGGCCAGCTTTGGCGACTTCGTGTAG
- a CDS encoding PhzF family phenazine biosynthesis protein: protein MPTNPLHVVDVFAQEKYAGNQLAVVHDAAALSDEEMQIITRETNFSEATFIESADGNGGYDVRIFDPAEEIPFAGHPTLGTAFVIREFVRDDRPDELTLNLGVGQIPVHVERDEDGTELFWMRQIPPTFEKTFDHSLAARVLSLNEDDIDEAYPVQLVSTGLPTLVVTLRSLDAVKRAQTNHEPYYEELIGPHGNLNVLLFAPETEDENDLHARVFADCAGVPEDPATGSSNGCLAAYLVKHNYFDSDEIDVRVEQGYEMGRPSLLHLRASGGEDENGIEVRVGGKVIPVAEGNLL from the coding sequence ATGCCCACCAATCCATTGCACGTCGTGGACGTGTTCGCACAGGAGAAATACGCGGGCAACCAACTCGCAGTCGTCCACGACGCCGCGGCCCTGTCCGACGAGGAAATGCAGATAATCACCCGAGAAACCAACTTCTCGGAAGCAACGTTCATCGAGTCGGCAGACGGAAACGGCGGCTACGACGTTCGAATCTTCGACCCGGCCGAGGAAATCCCGTTCGCAGGGCATCCGACCCTCGGCACCGCGTTCGTGATTCGTGAGTTCGTCCGCGACGATAGACCGGACGAACTGACACTGAACCTCGGCGTGGGGCAGATTCCGGTTCACGTCGAGCGAGACGAAGACGGAACTGAACTGTTCTGGATGCGCCAAATTCCGCCGACCTTCGAGAAAACGTTCGACCATTCGCTCGCGGCCCGCGTTCTTTCTCTCAACGAAGACGACATCGACGAAGCGTATCCCGTTCAACTCGTCTCGACCGGATTACCGACGCTCGTCGTGACACTGCGCTCGCTTGACGCCGTCAAGCGAGCGCAGACGAACCACGAACCGTACTACGAGGAACTCATCGGCCCGCACGGAAATCTGAACGTGCTGCTCTTCGCGCCGGAAACCGAAGACGAAAACGACCTGCACGCGCGAGTGTTCGCCGACTGCGCTGGCGTCCCCGAAGACCCGGCAACCGGGTCTTCGAACGGATGTCTGGCCGCATATCTGGTTAAGCACAACTACTTCGATTCGGACGAAATCGACGTGCGAGTCGAGCAAGGATACGAGATGGGACGGCCCTCGCTGCTCCACCTTCGGGCGTCGGGAGGCGAGGACGAAAATGGAATCGAGGTGCGGGTCGGCGGGAAAGTGATACCGGTTGCCGAAGGAAATCTGCTGTGA
- a CDS encoding pyridoxamine 5'-phosphate oxidase family protein, which translates to MGDTEAVQMDEEELEAFLQTGGTGVVSFAAGTDEPPHSIPVSYGYDAATEHFYFRFAAGPDSEKSELVGRPISFVTYDDGNGGWRSVIASGELDDVEEADIDSEIVQGMRRVDIPLVDIFDRPSREVSFRFFHLVPDELTSRKEVQAED; encoded by the coding sequence ATGGGGGATACCGAAGCAGTGCAGATGGACGAGGAGGAACTGGAAGCGTTTTTGCAGACTGGAGGAACCGGCGTCGTCTCGTTTGCGGCGGGAACCGACGAACCGCCGCACTCGATTCCGGTTTCGTATGGCTACGACGCAGCGACCGAACACTTCTATTTCCGGTTCGCAGCCGGGCCGGACAGCGAAAAGTCGGAACTCGTCGGGCGACCCATCTCCTTCGTCACCTACGACGACGGTAACGGGGGATGGCGGAGCGTCATCGCCTCCGGGGAACTGGACGACGTGGAAGAGGCGGACATCGACTCGGAAATCGTGCAGGGAATGCGCCGAGTGGATATTCCGCTGGTCGATATTTTCGACCGGCCGTCGCGGGAGGTTTCGTTTCGGTTCTTCCACCTCGTGCCCGACGAACTGACGAGTAGAAAGGAGGTTCAGGCCGAAGACTGA
- a CDS encoding GNAT family N-acetyltransferase, whose protein sequence is MFPERIETERLVLEALTHENVDVFNLYRHIAHDAPNIDEITKHVSWEPHATPKETKDFIDAMEKSRADGNGAEFVIRLQQGEEGAFENEDDDSEIVGLTGINMDWERRTGTLGLWIRKPFWGRGYSGERAAALLELAFETLDLELVAVEYLDGNEKSERAIRKYIDAHGGQYDGILRNWHPDGDEVRDSHRYTVTREQWQANHGGNRP, encoded by the coding sequence ATGTTCCCCGAACGCATCGAGACGGAACGCCTCGTACTGGAAGCGCTGACGCACGAGAACGTCGATGTGTTCAATCTGTACCGGCACATCGCCCACGACGCGCCGAACATCGACGAGATTACGAAACACGTCTCGTGGGAGCCACACGCCACGCCCAAGGAGACGAAGGATTTCATCGACGCGATGGAGAAAAGCCGCGCCGACGGAAACGGTGCGGAGTTCGTGATTCGCTTGCAGCAGGGCGAAGAAGGTGCGTTCGAAAATGAAGACGATGATAGCGAAATCGTCGGCTTGACCGGGATAAACATGGATTGGGAGCGTCGAACCGGCACTCTCGGCTTGTGGATTCGCAAACCGTTCTGGGGTCGCGGCTACTCGGGTGAACGCGCCGCCGCGTTGCTGGAACTCGCGTTCGAGACGCTCGACCTCGAACTCGTTGCCGTCGAATATCTCGACGGCAACGAAAAGTCGGAGCGAGCCATTCGAAAATATATCGACGCACACGGCGGCCAGTACGACGGCATCCTCCGCAACTGGCATCCCGACGGGGACGAGGTTCGTGATTCGCATCGCTACACCGTCACGCGCGAACAGTGGCAGGCGAACCACGGAGGTAATCGACCGTGA
- a CDS encoding DUF7385 family protein: MTDRFDVHAMRHRLKLKRDAGHTSLFENRDSVACPACEESFTEVLLTEQREHSFQPTGSMPFCIVREDNRILLFTHES, translated from the coding sequence GTGACCGACCGATTCGACGTTCACGCGATGCGCCACCGCCTGAAACTAAAGCGGGACGCCGGACATACCTCGCTGTTCGAAAACCGCGACTCCGTGGCCTGTCCGGCGTGCGAGGAATCGTTTACCGAGGTACTGCTGACGGAACAGCGAGAACACAGCTTTCAACCGACCGGGTCGATGCCGTTCTGTATCGTTCGAGAAGACAACCGGATTCTCCTGTTCACGCACGAATCGTGA
- a CDS encoding GNAT family N-acetyltransferase, producing the protein MEIRPYDGTESDAKQLWELKRGFELGLGEGTGADDKAEVYSEKLTDDYREEYLNWVGRCGADDERCVTVADANGKDNEITDGELAGYVFVLPARLAFIWDAAVLNEIFVRPEYRGTDVADDLMDAAVELARDQPLPLDRLVLDVDRENDRAKAFYDRHGFEHWGEMVARTL; encoded by the coding sequence ATGGAAATCAGACCCTACGACGGAACCGAATCCGACGCAAAACAGTTGTGGGAACTCAAACGCGGGTTCGAACTCGGACTCGGGGAGGGAACCGGCGCGGACGACAAAGCCGAGGTCTACAGCGAGAAACTGACCGACGACTACCGCGAGGAGTATCTGAACTGGGTCGGGCGATGCGGAGCGGACGACGAACGCTGTGTTACGGTTGCAGACGCGAATGGGAAAGATAACGAAATAACGGATGGCGAACTCGCGGGCTATGTCTTCGTTTTGCCCGCTCGACTCGCGTTTATCTGGGACGCCGCAGTCCTCAACGAGATTTTCGTCCGACCGGAGTACCGCGGAACCGACGTTGCGGACGACCTGATGGATGCCGCAGTCGAACTCGCACGCGACCAACCGCTGCCGTTGGACAGACTCGTTCTCGACGTTGATCGGGAAAACGACCGCGCGAAGGCGTTTTACGACCGCCACGGTTTCGAACATTGGGGCGAGATGGTCGCCCGAACGTTGTGA
- a CDS encoding metal-dependent hydrolase — translation MPSVVVHVAVAGLLATSLLSDHFDNRAAMIVMVAAAIPDLDTLVGLWIPGGHRAVFHTLLLPAGIGLLLFTDKIGGSWIRRRWGAYGVRVAWVSLVALLVAGIGLDLVTNGVNVFYPVHDQFYSVSGKVEVSNQEGVVQTFIEPEARGSTENTHYGTGFDLARGPDPAKEERVFPIVKSGRQLLLGAMSFGIVGFRMWESRNK, via the coding sequence ATGCCATCAGTGGTCGTACACGTTGCGGTGGCGGGACTGCTCGCCACGTCACTGCTTTCCGACCATTTCGACAATCGAGCCGCGATGATCGTAATGGTCGCCGCCGCGATACCCGACCTCGACACGCTGGTCGGACTGTGGATTCCGGGGGGACACAGAGCCGTCTTTCACACGCTTCTCCTCCCGGCGGGAATCGGTCTACTGCTGTTCACGGACAAAATCGGCGGGAGTTGGATTCGTCGGCGCTGGGGAGCCTACGGAGTTCGAGTCGCGTGGGTGAGTCTCGTCGCACTGCTCGTCGCGGGAATCGGATTGGATTTGGTCACCAACGGTGTCAACGTGTTCTATCCGGTTCACGACCAGTTTTACAGCGTCTCCGGGAAAGTAGAGGTTTCGAACCAGGAAGGCGTCGTCCAGACGTTCATCGAACCAGAGGCTCGCGGTTCAACGGAAAATACGCACTACGGAACCGGCTTTGACCTCGCAAGAGGGCCTGACCCGGCGAAAGAAGAGCGCGTCTTTCCAATCGTCAAAAGTGGCCGACAGCTTTTGCTGGGCGCGATGAGTTTCGGTATCGTCGGCTTTCGAATGTGGGAGTCACGCAACAAGTAA
- a CDS encoding helix-turn-helix domain-containing protein gives MTDARRTLAEQIAGEITLSDDPGATLRKWRTDFDVSQTALADHLDVSSSVISDYESGRRENPGIGVVRRTVTALLDIDQQRGGNRIRQYARVLSAGFDSTIVNDLREYPTSVPLSRLYDAIDATEIASGAKNEITGHTVIDSIEAITRLSSEEFYRLYGQSTSRALVFTNVTRGESPLVAMRVVNPTPNAVVLHGLDADDLWEHASKMAQLDGFSLAVTDCDKEIMVDAMRDLAV, from the coding sequence ATGACAGATGCGCGCCGGACGCTCGCGGAACAAATCGCGGGTGAAATCACCTTGAGCGACGACCCCGGGGCGACCCTGAGAAAGTGGCGCACGGATTTCGACGTGTCTCAGACCGCGCTCGCAGACCACCTCGACGTTTCCTCGTCGGTCATTTCTGACTACGAGAGCGGGCGGCGCGAAAATCCCGGCATCGGCGTCGTTCGCCGAACCGTCACGGCGCTGTTGGACATCGACCAACAGCGCGGTGGCAACCGAATCCGGCAGTACGCCCGCGTCCTCTCCGCGGGGTTCGACAGCACCATCGTCAACGATTTGCGCGAATATCCGACGAGCGTTCCGCTCTCTCGGTTGTACGACGCCATTGATGCCACGGAAATCGCGTCGGGCGCGAAAAACGAAATCACGGGCCACACCGTCATCGACAGCATCGAAGCCATCACCCGACTCTCTAGCGAGGAGTTCTACCGCCTCTACGGCCAGAGCACGAGTCGCGCGCTCGTCTTTACGAACGTCACGCGCGGGGAATCCCCGCTGGTCGCCATGCGCGTCGTCAACCCGACGCCGAACGCGGTCGTCCTCCACGGACTCGACGCTGACGACCTGTGGGAACACGCGTCGAAGATGGCCCAACTCGACGGCTTTTCTTTGGCCGTCACCGACTGCGACAAAGAAATCATGGTCGATGCCATGCGCGACCTCGCCGTGTGA
- a CDS encoding Ntn hydrolase family protein: MSESLADSITKTGTTTVALTTEDSVLLAADRRASLGGRFVSNKEMVKVEQIHPTAAITLAGAVGDLQSFVRTLRAETSLYETRRDTTIDMSALATLTGNLLRNGPFRGAHPTLGGVDATGPHVYELDAGGSVMESDYVAGGSGMQLAYGVLEREFEPGLSTDAARNVAVRAIESAAERDTASGNGVTIATITSDGVEIRSYDGYDDHEDDGDDEVSDGHDGDDDSGSEGVSA; this comes from the coding sequence ATGTCCGAATCACTAGCCGATTCGATAACCAAGACCGGGACGACCACGGTTGCTCTGACGACCGAGGACAGCGTTCTACTCGCCGCAGACCGCCGCGCCAGCCTCGGCGGCCGGTTCGTCTCGAACAAGGAAATGGTAAAAGTCGAGCAGATTCATCCGACCGCCGCGATAACGCTCGCCGGTGCAGTCGGCGACTTACAATCGTTTGTCCGCACGCTCCGGGCTGAAACAAGCCTCTACGAAACGCGGCGGGACACGACCATCGACATGTCCGCCCTCGCAACGCTCACTGGGAATCTCCTCCGAAACGGCCCGTTCCGCGGCGCACACCCGACCCTTGGCGGGGTCGATGCGACAGGCCCGCACGTCTACGAGTTGGACGCGGGCGGGAGCGTCATGGAATCCGACTACGTCGCGGGCGGAAGCGGAATGCAACTCGCCTACGGTGTCTTAGAACGCGAGTTCGAACCCGGACTCTCGACTGACGCCGCCCGCAATGTCGCTGTTCGCGCAATCGAATCCGCGGCGGAGCGAGACACCGCGAGTGGCAACGGAGTCACCATCGCCACCATCACGAGTGACGGGGTCGAAATCCGTAGTTACGACGGCTACGACGACCATGAGGACGACGGGGACGACGAGGTCAGTGATGGCCATGACGGCGACGACGATTCCGGTTCCGAGGGGGTGTCGGCATGA
- the psmA gene encoding archaeal proteasome endopeptidase complex subunit alpha gives MNGQQQQAYDRGTNIFSPDGRLYQVEYAREAVRRGSVSVGVRGHDGVVLAASKRVRSPLLESKGIEKLHKIDDHLGVASAGHVADARQLVYFGRRRAQTDRLRYDQPMAVEPFTKAVTDHVQEYTQQGGARPFGAALLVGGVDTNAEGEVHPRLFETDPSGTPSEWQATAIGANDDVVREYLETNYDSDPSVDAGVELALSALAVAREEPLSPEEVDVVVIDPTYRELGVGARRETLKSLDLLADGAS, from the coding sequence ATGAACGGCCAGCAACAGCAGGCCTACGATCGCGGGACGAACATCTTCTCGCCCGACGGCAGACTGTATCAGGTGGAATACGCCCGCGAGGCAGTTCGCCGGGGGAGCGTCAGCGTCGGGGTTCGCGGCCACGACGGCGTCGTGCTGGCCGCGAGCAAGCGCGTCCGGTCGCCCCTGCTCGAATCGAAGGGTATCGAAAAGCTCCACAAAATCGACGACCACCTCGGGGTTGCAAGTGCGGGCCACGTCGCGGACGCCCGCCAACTCGTTTATTTCGGCAGACGACGCGCCCAAACCGACCGTCTGCGCTACGACCAACCGATGGCCGTCGAACCGTTCACCAAAGCCGTCACCGACCACGTACAGGAGTACACCCAACAGGGCGGCGCGCGACCGTTCGGTGCGGCCCTGTTAGTCGGCGGAGTGGACACGAATGCCGAGGGTGAGGTACATCCCCGTCTGTTCGAAACCGACCCGTCAGGGACGCCCTCCGAGTGGCAGGCGACTGCAATCGGCGCAAACGACGACGTGGTTCGTGAGTATCTCGAAACGAACTACGATTCCGACCCGTCGGTCGATGCGGGCGTCGAACTCGCGCTCTCCGCGCTCGCGGTGGCGCGGGAGGAACCCCTCTCGCCCGAAGAAGTCGATGTGGTGGTTATCGACCCGACCTACCGCGAACTCGGCGTCGGTGCTCGTCGGGAAACCCTAAAATCGCTTGACCTGCTCGCCGACGGAGCATCGTAA
- a CDS encoding winged helix-turn-helix domain-containing protein: protein MTEAESETQSAKNLPDITFPENDEQVDPTDAFSVLGNEVRMTVLRALVDAETGGKDTLAFSELFEATSADNTAGFSYHLRQLTDHFIRKTEGGYTLTYAGREIARAIRAGTYTDSVDFDPIEIPDPCPFCREESLTAHGEDNYVAIECSACDRPTLTLPFPPGGHRAHDRDGLLTAFDRHHRHRLSLMADKVCPECSAPAEAQVGYFDADEQSDSSHGGRPQVRFDCDRCGCRLHSPVTLTVLEHPEVISFYHRHGIDIRERPVWNVGEEWREAVVSEEPWCVRVSTELDGNVLALFVAENLDVVTVQETTVSGAAS, encoded by the coding sequence ATGACAGAAGCCGAATCAGAAACACAGTCGGCAAAGAATCTCCCCGATATCACATTTCCCGAGAACGACGAGCAGGTAGACCCGACGGACGCCTTCTCGGTTCTCGGCAACGAAGTTCGAATGACCGTCCTTCGCGCGCTCGTGGACGCCGAAACAGGCGGCAAAGACACCCTCGCGTTCTCAGAACTGTTCGAGGCGACCAGCGCCGACAACACGGCGGGCTTTTCCTACCACCTCCGGCAGTTGACCGACCATTTCATCCGGAAAACCGAGGGGGGCTACACCCTGACCTACGCCGGGCGCGAAATCGCCCGCGCGATTCGGGCGGGAACCTACACGGACAGCGTGGATTTCGACCCGATAGAAATCCCAGACCCATGCCCCTTCTGCCGGGAAGAATCACTGACTGCCCATGGCGAGGACAACTACGTCGCCATCGAATGTTCGGCCTGCGACAGGCCGACGCTCACGCTTCCGTTTCCGCCCGGCGGCCACCGCGCGCACGACCGCGATGGCCTGCTGACGGCGTTCGACCGCCATCACCGCCATCGCCTATCGCTCATGGCCGATAAGGTGTGTCCGGAATGTAGCGCCCCGGCGGAGGCTCAAGTAGGCTATTTCGACGCGGACGAGCAATCGGACAGCTCACACGGCGGGCGACCGCAGGTTCGCTTCGACTGTGACCGCTGTGGCTGTCGCCTTCACTCGCCGGTGACCTTGACGGTACTCGAACATCCCGAGGTAATCTCGTTCTATCACCGCCACGGCATCGACATCCGGGAGCGTCCCGTCTGGAACGTCGGCGAGGAGTGGCGCGAAGCGGTCGTCTCCGAAGAGCCGTGGTGTGTTCGGGTTTCGACGGAGCTAGACGGCAACGTTCTCGCGCTGTTCGTCGCGGAAAATCTGGACGTGGTGACGGTGCAGGAGACGACGGTTTCGGGGGCCGCGTCGTAG
- the hmgB gene encoding hydroxymethylglutaryl-CoA synthase, which produces MTAVGIDAIEIWTGKLKLDLPETFAPVKDEDPEKYTKGLGLYASSFPDAHEDIVTMGANAAYRLMDRKGLTPEDIGRIDVATESAFDNSKPVSTYIAGCLEQVYDGDFHHANKGERKFACIAGTQSLDDAYNWIKAGRNRGRSALVIATDTALYARGDPGEATQGAGAVAMLISEDPSLVELSTEQGYGSADETDFLKPNQQFPSVDGKRSMQVYLARMREALEDFESVSGDTHPDDFEYIPFHTPFPGMVRKAGLLGYRHMIRGTNVEDELAEEIGRQPREEEYDDREAYEEAILGYMDELKSTDQYQSWYGETIDPTLSISREVGNWYTGSVHIARASALQYASENDIDVTGKQLLVGSYGSGAQAEIHAETIQDSWEEEINDSTIDEQIRDRYDLSFAEYEQVHDRHNHDKRVELDDFTEPEDEFVFTGRGEMDERTYQYVE; this is translated from the coding sequence ATGACAGCCGTCGGTATCGACGCCATCGAAATCTGGACTGGGAAGCTGAAACTCGACCTGCCGGAAACCTTCGCTCCCGTGAAGGACGAAGACCCGGAAAAGTACACGAAAGGACTGGGACTGTACGCTAGTTCGTTCCCCGACGCGCACGAGGATATCGTGACGATGGGCGCGAACGCGGCCTATCGTCTGATGGACAGAAAAGGCCTGACGCCGGAGGACATCGGTCGCATCGACGTGGCAACGGAAAGCGCGTTCGACAACTCCAAGCCCGTTTCGACGTACATCGCGGGCTGTCTCGAACAGGTGTACGACGGCGACTTCCACCACGCGAACAAAGGGGAACGAAAGTTCGCCTGCATCGCCGGAACGCAGAGTTTGGACGACGCTTACAACTGGATTAAAGCGGGCCGGAACCGCGGGCGCTCCGCGCTCGTCATCGCCACCGACACGGCACTCTACGCGCGTGGCGACCCCGGAGAGGCAACGCAGGGAGCAGGCGCAGTCGCCATGCTCATCAGCGAAGACCCGAGTCTCGTGGAACTCTCTACGGAACAGGGCTACGGCAGCGCCGACGAAACCGACTTCCTGAAGCCGAACCAGCAGTTCCCGAGCGTAGACGGCAAACGCTCCATGCAGGTGTACCTCGCGCGGATGCGCGAAGCCCTCGAAGACTTCGAGAGCGTTTCCGGCGACACGCACCCCGACGACTTCGAGTACATCCCGTTCCACACACCGTTCCCCGGTATGGTTCGAAAAGCGGGTCTGCTCGGCTACCGACACATGATTCGGGGCACGAACGTCGAAGACGAGTTGGCGGAGGAAATCGGACGCCAACCCCGCGAGGAGGAGTACGACGACCGCGAGGCCTACGAAGAGGCCATCCTCGGGTACATGGACGAACTGAAATCCACCGACCAGTACCAAAGTTGGTACGGCGAAACCATCGACCCGACGCTCAGCATCTCCCGCGAGGTCGGCAACTGGTACACCGGTTCGGTTCACATCGCCCGCGCCTCGGCGCTCCAGTACGCCAGCGAGAACGACATCGACGTCACCGGCAAGCAACTCCTCGTCGGCTCCTACGGCAGTGGCGCGCAAGCCGAAATTCACGCTGAAACCATACAGGACAGTTGGGAGGAAGAAATCAACGACTCCACCATCGACGAACAGATTCGTGACCGCTACGACCTCTCCTTTGCGGAGTACGAGCAGGTTCACGACCGCCACAACCACGACAAGCGCGTCGAGCTGGACGACTTCACGGAACCGGAAGACGAGTTCGTCTTCACGGGTCGCGGCGAGATGGACGAACGAACCTACCAGTACGTCGAATAA